The Branchiostoma floridae strain S238N-H82 chromosome 6, Bfl_VNyyK, whole genome shotgun sequence genomic interval tgatgtcctTAGATACTCGagatctgtttttaaaaacaacggatttaggttaccccacggataaaggtgaactagtgttactaCTTGGGATCTGGACTTGATCAGATTTGGTCAGAGTTTTGCCGGCAGGTATCGTGCGGATACCTAGCCGGTCAGAGTTTGGCCGTCAGTCATTGCGCGGACAGCTGGCTGGCAGCCGCGGTGTCCAGGTACCAGTGGAGCTCCCCGTCCAGAGGCTGGACCAGTGCTGCCGGCAGGGGGTTCTCCTCATTGCcctcaagtacattctggggaCAGATATAATAATGTATGAGAAACATGCCGTTCTTCTAGGTATACCTCACCACCTTCAAGAATGTTCTGCGGGCAGATATAATCATGTATAAGAAACATGCTGTTCTTCTAGGTATACCTCACCATCTTCAAGAATATTCTGGGGGCAGATATGATCATGGATGAGAAACATACTGTAGATTATTTTGGTTTAAACTAGCAGCAGCAGCCAACATCCTAACGGGGTGACATTCGTTTTTGTTGGCTGATACAAGATGTCGATGCATCCCCCCTCAGGGTGAACAATATAAATCACTGTGTGGCAGTTTTACAATAGAGGTAAAGATCCCATGGCCTGGAGGCTGTAGGGGTAGTGGATTGTTATTCCACTGGGTCCTATGCACAGTATTGAGAGGCAGAGCCCATTCCTGTCCTTCCACcacattttacctccccaaccaaagtcaggccCATTTTATGCCTGGATGGAGtgtcccaaggacacaacatctagCCAGTAATGCCAGCAATCAAGTCCATGGCATTTCAATATCATGTACAATAGCCAAGCCACTTGGCCATTCAACACCACCACAACATCTTACTGACCAGCAGATTTTCATAGCATGGTGAGAATCAGGAGTATCTTTTACTAAAATTATTACTCCTGATTTTCACCATGCCATGAAATCTACTGGTCACTAAGATGTGGTGGTggtgtttgtttattgttatttGTATACTCCCATTATTTCAACTGTGAACTAAAACTTTTAGAAATGCTGAGACCAGTTTACAGTTGCAGATTTCATTAGTTTACATTTGAGAAGTGCTTGCAAAAATCTCAAAACCCCAAAATGCTTCAATGATAATAATCATAACattcaagtacaatgtataagCAACCATGAGGCAAACAATATTTCTTGATACAACCTAGTTTGACTTTCTTTCACATCCAGCAGTATAAAAAGTAgcattatcaatatcatgtacatttttaaacacataacatcttagctgtaaaagaattctcctacatgtatatcctgtaTTATatcctaccaacctgatgaaattattttcagacatAACGTCTTACCTTAACATTGGCTGCCTTGCCCTCCCCAGTGCAGACGAATATGGCGCAGTGGGCACGGTTCAACACCTTGAAGGTCAGGGTCACGCGGTTGGGCGGGGGCTTGGGGGAGTCACTGATGGGCGCCACCAGGAGGGTTTTCTCCTAGAATAGGAATATTAGGATCATCATTTGTTGTGTTGGGAATATGATAGTGTAGAGACGGAATGACCAGTTTTGACTTTATTCATCTTTCTCAAGAATGACAGATAGTCAGACCATGccttcttttatacttttctcTACAAGTGAAtggattgagccagcagtcactataaaagatggtactcaggctaaggAACACCGACCTGCAGCAGTTTGTGCCCAGGGAACAGGGAGGCGGTGTGCCCGTCAGGACCCATTCCCAACAGCACCACATCAAACACTGGGGTGTCTTCACTGAACACCTGCAATAGGGAAACAAAACCATCTtttctatctgtatctatatataccCACCCATTgtataacacatcagcttcacaGGCATGCTGCATGATAGAAGCTGGTTATATTGCACAGTCGAATCTGTGAAATACAGGGGAGTAGATAAGAACAGTAAGAATTGACTGTATCTgttaagttaaagtccttcccacaccaAATGGTGCATCAACCATTCaatttcaatagcccttgggccacacagatTTGTGCAGTCACTACAatagggggctagtccactagcTGGTATACAGGTACTGTAGTGCTATATCATATATTGGGTCACTCAGCATTTGAAAAGTGctgagtcatcatcatcatcagctgagtgctaagcagagaaagcagcatgtaccactTTTAAAATGATTCAGCCAGGAATCAAACTCACGTGACCTACCGAGTGCAAGATGAACACTCTACTCACTTGTCCATTGCATCTAGAAGAGAAAATCCGGCCCTGACCTGTTTGAGTTTCTGTGTGTAATCCTCGGCTGCTGCCTCCACACTCAGGCTGGGGTTGATGGGATAGATGTGCTCCGCAGCCAATGGGACGGTCCCAACAAGTGCGTCctgtggggtcaaaggtgaaaaaaCTTGGCGTGTCAGTTGTTTATTCATTTCTATATTGCTTATTTGTTAATTGTTTTAGCTAACATTTCATTTCCAGGTTATACTGTTGTGCaagcatatacatttgtacttttctttTATCAATGCACAGCTGTCAAAAGAACTAGGACTTTTCTCCAAGAAAAACAAGCCCATAACTCGTACACAGGTAGGTGGcattgataataataataaaatcaacTTTGTGTCGCCAGAAATAACTTTCAGCTTCACTGAATCATGGCATTTCAAATTAATATCAGTAGACACTCTCAGCTGTACACGTCCTGTTAACCATGATTCTCATTCAATTGTGCACCTTTGAATTCCACACATATACCTGTATTGGGTTGGTTAATTATACACCtagaacatatatatataccagtATACCAAGCCTGAACAAAGGTCTCAGGGTCAAAATCAGTCAACCAATAATCTGATTTAGTAATGGCAACCTTTCACCTCAAGGTTCAAACTTCAATGCATTATAGATGCATGAATATGAAATGTGCAAGATATCCACAAGTTGGAAGGTTTTAATTCATAGCTAACTTTCAGTTTACAATATTATTAATTTTAATATGTCCCAGTTCTGGTCTatacaagaaaaatatttgaaacttTAAGTCCTGGGGAAAATCTGTTTGGGTTtattttatcataatttattTCATTATGATTGCAAGACAAAACAATACTCATGGGTCAGGGGCAGCAGATGCTGGTGTTGTGACCCACACACAAAGTCATAGACATAACATTAATCAATGGCTGTAACACAGGAGTCTATAATGCTATTACTGGGGGTCTGCATCCTTTTTTTGTCTGCATTAGACATAGCCAGCCATGTGGAGTTTAATCAATACTGTAACTAATATAAGGTGAGGTAGTTGAAGTGTAGCCAGACTGTTGCTTTGGCCTGCACAAAGCATAAAGAAATCCTTGGCACATGGGACTAGCCTGATATCCAGCTGTATGATTTATagggagaggacagaagagactctggcgctataatacggctggataccaggctaatataTCGCCAGGTTAATAATTTGCATCTCTGGAGTACATACTTTCTTTCTCCtattgttttctttgacaaaagaGGTCCTAAAACTGATACAAATGTTGCTGAGCTACAGATGACGTTGTGATTGTGAGTGAAATCCTATCTCTCACACACAAACCTACCTCCATGGTGACATAGCCATTAAGCAAACTCTATCTAATGCACTTAAGTACACTTAGTGGTTGCCCaaatatgtactagtacttcCATTAAACAAGCTTCTATTTAGGGGTAATGAAACCTCCCCATGTTTGTGGATTGGTACTTTTTGTGCATAATATTTGTTCTCTTCAAATGAAAAATTACCCCCCTAAGAATATGCAGCAATGGGTAGCCCAAAGAATGTTCAAAAACATTAAATGAAAGTTCCAATGTTGACTTCCAAGTTTATATATATCAACTACAATCTAACAGCAAATATCATTTGTTCCTATCATCACTAAAAGGGTTCCagatcataacataacataacataacataatgaCATTCGTATAAAATTTACACACATCAAGTTACAAATTATCAGCATATATATGCAGTAGTTAGTAGCCAAAAAACGACTGTAAAATTACAATGTAGACCTCTACGTTAACTGTTATTTATGCCAGCTGTCATTAAACGTTGAAAACCGTGTGTTCCTAATCCCTACGTCAACCATTAATGTGATTACCGCACGTgaaaaatatgtcaaaaacaTCCGGGCTAGTTCACATGGGGGCGTGGCCACGGCGTGTGACAGCTGTCAAACCGGGTCAAGTTGAAaatatctttgttttttttctcatttctcAAACAGCAATGTCCGGATAccgttttatcaggttggtagaacataagATATTGGAATTTTCTTTGATACAACCAGTGCTAACGGTTTAACATATATAGCGGCGAAAGGCAGTACTCCAGTTTAGAAGCTCTGAGCTGAGAAAGATGCCTGATTGGAGCTGATGAGAGTTTACTGGTTGCGTAAAAGAACACTCCAATATGCACAGCAATGTCTACAGTATATACGTGCAGCAAACTTTACCTTGTAACCTTTGTAATTGCAGTCCTCTTGGTCAAGGGGCACCAGTCTCTCGTCAGCCATGAACACCCGCCACTTGTCCCACCCCACGTCGGCGCGTTTCGCCATCTCATGGCAGAAGATCTTGGTCGTGCTGCCCCCCGAAACGGCGATGGTGAAGACCCCCCTGTCGCCGATCGCCTCCTGGGCCTTGGCGGCGACCAGGGCGCCCAGTGCCGCCCCGATTTCTGCCTGGTCTGCAAGAACGTGAACACCTTCTTCCGCCATGTTGGTCCGAACAGCTGGGaggaaggtcagaggtcatagcCACCTGTgcgcatgacgtcatgatgtaTGGTTTTATGATTGGAATTCGTCGTTTTCCATTttctcaggaaaagaagtcaaactcaaGTTCAAATTTAGAGTCGACATAGATTAAGACTGGGATAGTCACATGCTGTATTCCATTTTCtcaagaaaagaagtcaaactcaaGTTCAAATTTAGAGTCAGCATGAATTTagactaacgttaacgttagtatAGTCACATGATGTATTGTTCTCTGGACATtgtatatcaatcattttcacgTTTAAAACTTGCCTATGCGCCATCCAATTAGGATTTGATACTGCCGAGGTTCCAGTACTCGcttccatgaaaaaaatgggacCCCTAGTTTTTCATCAGGTGGCAGCCTAGTTGCAAATAGCTTTGCAATAAACGTATTATTATTCAAGTCCCCAAAATATTTACTGGGTGCTGGCGaccttgtttgttttctgtggtTACCATACTCGCATCCTATGCGATGTAGCTGAAAACAAACAAGGATGGCACTCCTGAAGGCTATCAAAAGTATGAATATGATTTGAGTTCGTTCTGTGTATGGCTGTAAATCCTGAAAGCTGTTTGTCCCTTTCCTCTGGGTTTGTTTTGtccatgttttatttttattcttaaACACTACATCTGTATCGAACTGCAAGTCATCGTGATTAAAAAAAGTCTGAAATCTCATAATGAATCATCGAGCATTCTTTAGGATTAAGAGCTTTACGTTACATTACTTTACTTAAGTAACTTTTATTATGATAGTAAATTCATCTTGAAAATACGAGATATGTCGCTAGCTTTTTATATCTACTGGTAGATGGATCTTTCATACCATACATGTAGCCATAAGTAGGTAACATTTACTAGTAATTCATAACCCATTACAATAGTGTCAATTCATGTTACTTCCTAGTACATGATTCCAGGACCGACTGTAGTACTGGCACGGCAATATGACAATAGTGATGGTTACTGGCGATGGTACATTTTATCAAttgaactttttattcatttttttaagtCTCGGGCCCTAAAACTAATTCCGAAGTGACACTTTACGGACCAATCGTTGtgattttgttctgttttgttttgtttaatgtaGTTTCTGATAAACCGCTCAAACACTAGTAGTTTCTGTTGAAATGTTAAATTTTACacccgtacacaaaataaagtgcttaccaacaactAGTACTTTCTGGAATATTCTTCAGAGAAATGAGTTAAACGTTTGCATGTCGCGCCGCTCTGCAATAAACCAATCATATGCCAGTGACGTCACCCTCCTAGACCGACTCTGATTGGCTGCGGTGCCCACTTCCGGGTTCGCGAGGGTACCGGAATGTTCTGGTTGTAAAGGTGACTACGCAATATAACACAGCAGTTTTCTGGGCATTGTTTTGAACCAGTACATACAGTTTGAGGACAGGTAGGGTCTCTTTTTTTCGCAAGTCCAGACGACATGCCGCCAGCTGTGACACAAGCAGCTTTTGGACGAAGCATTGGCCAGCCGAAAACCCAGGACTATTATATTTATCCCAAGAAGGGTAAGTCGGTGATATTATGCTGTTGCCTACACGTTCGTTGTATGTTTACGTTTGTCTGAATTCACAGCATACGCACGATTTCCTTTATATCACAACAGTGGGATCCTACAAATTTATGGTGTTTTCCTTTTGGATCTGACTCAATGTGTTGTCATGTGTATCTGAAATATCTATTCCTATTTCATTCATCTGCGTATACAACGGGATGGAAGCTACCTTACTACATGTTATTTGACTGTTAtaccatccatccattcatacTTTATATAGTAATATATCTACATAGATCCACTGGCTTCCGATACGTATAAAACAAATGTAAAACCGTATCGgtataacatcgactatcatgattccaccaggtgccacaataccgccacctcaaaaaacgttagtatagaggtcttccaaACATTGTCTCGAACACCGAATATTAAAAATCTTAAGTGTAATACAAtgcagatatttaggtgttgaagcaaatattgagaaggcctctatcaacgttttttaggtggcggtacaatggcacctggtggagtTATGAGAACGTATGTTAGATAACTTTTACCAATGTCGATAGCCGTTGCTATATCTCCATATCAGCGTACTGCTCTTTCTGAGAAGTCCCTTTATGCATACAGGAAATCAAACACCATAGCTTCAGTTTGAATTATTGATAATGTTTATGTGTTAAATGGTATGACTAATTGCTGTTGCTAGCTCATTCTTCTGATGTGATGAGGCGTTGGTCTTTAAAGGGCCGTATGACGTCGTCAGCTGTCAAACCCTATATTTGTCACTTGTTGATAGAACGCGCCTCCTCGTTGTCCAATCACATCGCTCTCCGTAACGCGTCATTGGAATGACTGCCCCGGATTGGTTGATATAACCGTGCCGGGTTATTACAAGGTAGTCTTGTAATATTTGCCAGCAGAGAGTACCCTGTTATAAAACGTAGCTGGACAGGCGAGAGCTTTAGTTACAAAATCATACTTTGTTTAATTGAGGCAGCTTTGTCGGAGAAAGATGACGATTTTAGTCAATTTTGGCGAGGAAGGCGGTTTTACAGTTCTGCAAGTTTCCAACAACAGTAACGGTAAGTACATTGTGAACCCATATATGCCAGACATTTTATATTTCGTTGTCTCCTGTCTATAGCCTAGTGTAGTAGTCTCTGTAGTATAGTCTTTTCTTATATCGGATGTGCTTtatcgctacgacctgtacttagcttgttcgagcataaatatacaataaaggtatttcattcattcaaacgTGATCTGTAGACACAGCTTTTCAAACTATCAGAAAGAATGAGTACGAAATATATTTTTGGTACATTAAAAGATAATGATGTAGTTACCGGCAAGTGCATGGTGGACATTCAGGTACAGAATTCCTGACCATAAAGCTTTAATAATGTTGTCTGCTTTATTTTCTTAAATCCAACATTATGTACATCATGATAGCTTGTTAACGTAGAGACAATAGGTGAATCATGTAGACAAGATTTAAAACAACCCAGCCTTTCTTGAGTTTCAAACATACAAACCTTTAATACTTCCTATTGCTCCAATGTCCACAGATGACCCCATTAGTGTTATTTGCAGGCTATGATGTCTGTCTGACCCGGGCTATTTTTGAGCCTTTGAGTCATGTCAGTCATGCGCGGCG includes:
- the LOC118417749 gene encoding 6-phosphogluconolactonase-like is translated as MAEEGVHVLADQAEIGAALGALVAAKAQEAIGDRGVFTIAVSGGSTTKIFCHEMAKRADVGWDKWRVFMADERLVPLDQEDCNYKGYKDALVGTVPLAAEHIYPINPSLSVEAAAEDYTQKLKQVFSEDTPVFDVVLLGMGPDGHTASLFPGHKLLQEKTLLVAPISDSPKPPPNRVTLTFKVLNRAHCAIFVCTGEGKAANVKNVLEGNEENPLPAALVQPLDGELHWYLDTAAASQLSAQ